The proteins below are encoded in one region of Clostridium cylindrosporum DSM 605:
- a CDS encoding Ig-like domain-containing protein: MIYKSKKVVGACLLSAMTLMSIASATQSISEVKVVKAGVREDSLAVHYKIEHLRSSLKKNYLGLKNVGQWQKYIKEARALNAKLPNGSTKTKYAERINTAEALVNAAARVNQLEFSMDKNAHVMANVPQWGEYVDLAIEDLEKVDINQYEAQYNSLVDRLEKRILDIYEILGLDIEIPDAVIEKATPDKITITFGEAIKSSESDIKDSIIVNVDNTEVAVKSAIISEDGLSISITLNKPVTAGQAVTVTLKEDGSIEDKNGNGIYTDIPVEVDNLL, translated from the coding sequence ATGATTTACAAAAGTAAAAAGGTGGTAGGAGCATGTCTTTTAAGTGCTATGACACTAATGAGTATAGCAAGTGCAACACAATCAATTAGTGAAGTTAAGGTTGTTAAGGCTGGAGTTCGTGAAGATAGCCTAGCTGTTCACTATAAGATAGAACATCTAAGGAGTTCTCTAAAGAAAAATTATTTAGGACTTAAGAATGTAGGCCAATGGCAAAAGTACATAAAAGAAGCAAGAGCGCTTAATGCTAAACTACCAAATGGTTCAACAAAGACTAAGTATGCTGAAAGAATTAATACAGCAGAGGCATTAGTAAATGCTGCGGCACGTGTTAACCAATTAGAATTTAGTATGGATAAGAATGCCCATGTAATGGCTAATGTTCCACAATGGGGAGAATATGTTGATTTAGCTATTGAAGATTTAGAAAAGGTTGATATTAATCAATATGAAGCACAATACAATAGCTTAGTAGATAGGCTAGAAAAAAGAATTCTAGATATATATGAAATATTAGGATTAGATATTGAAATACCAGATGCTGTAATCGAAAAAGCTACTCCAGATAAGATAACTATCACATTTGGTGAAGCTATAAAGTCAAGTGAAAGTGATATTAAGGATAGCATTATAGTTAATGTAGATAACACAGAGGTAGCAGTTAAGTCAGCTATAATAAGTGAAGATGGATTATCTATTTCTATTACATTAAACAAGCCAGTTACAGCAGGACAAGCAGTTACTGTAACTTTAAAGGAAGATGGAAGTATAGAAGATAAAAATGGGAATGGTATATATACAGATATACCTGTAGAAGTAGATAACCTTTTATAA
- a CDS encoding alpha/beta fold hydrolase — MRISYEFNSFDEVVVKGYKWIEENVKPNLIVVISHGMAERIERYDEFARFLLSNNIFVYGHSHRGHGLTSKSKEELGYLGVDGWNRMREDLKYAIEMAKKDYPDAKIILLGHSMGSFLARDFIIENSKLIDGLILSGTGFYGNFKLRFGSIITRLITKRKGELYKSKIIDKLVFGNNNSKISSPKTKFDWISRSEKAVQEYLKDPYCGNIHPSSFFFEFFTNLQRLLYESSFEEKNNNLKIFILSGDKDPIGFYGKGVNKTIDFYKSHEFKVEFTLYTDGRHEMLHEINKEEVYNDLLKWIKNI, encoded by the coding sequence ATGAGAATATCCTATGAATTTAATTCCTTCGATGAAGTTGTAGTAAAAGGTTATAAGTGGATAGAGGAGAATGTTAAACCTAATTTAATAGTTGTTATTTCCCATGGTATGGCAGAGAGAATCGAGAGATATGATGAATTTGCAAGGTTCTTGTTATCAAATAATATTTTTGTATATGGTCATTCTCATAGAGGACATGGATTAACCTCTAAATCTAAAGAAGAACTTGGCTACCTAGGAGTAGATGGCTGGAATAGAATGAGGGAGGATCTAAAATATGCTATAGAGATGGCGAAAAAGGATTATCCCGATGCAAAAATAATTCTACTAGGACATAGTATGGGTTCATTTTTAGCAAGGGATTTTATAATAGAGAATTCTAAGTTAATAGATGGGCTTATATTATCTGGAACAGGATTTTACGGGAATTTTAAGCTGAGGTTTGGAAGTATTATAACAAGGCTAATAACAAAGCGAAAAGGAGAGTTATATAAATCAAAGATTATTGATAAGCTGGTTTTCGGTAATAATAATAGCAAGATATCTTCTCCTAAAACAAAATTTGATTGGATATCAAGAAGTGAAAAAGCAGTACAGGAATATTTAAAAGATCCATACTGTGGGAATATTCATCCAAGTAGTTTCTTTTTTGAATTTTTTACAAATCTGCAAAGGTTACTATATGAAAGTTCCTTTGAAGAAAAAAATAATAACCTAAAGATTTTTATATTATCAGGTGATAAGGATCCTATAGGCTTTTATGGCAAAGGTGTAAATAAAACAATAGATTTTTATAAAAGTCATGAATTCAAGGTAGAATTTACACTTTACACAGATGGAAGACATGAAATGTTACATGAGATTAATAAAGAAGAAGTATATAACGACCTTCTAAAATGGATAAAAAATATTTGA
- a CDS encoding exonuclease SbcCD subunit D: protein MKLIHTGDLHIGKIIHEFSMLEDQRFALNNLIELIKEEKPDVLVIAGDLYDRSVPPADAVEVLSDFFTKVIKETNTKIMTIAGNHDSSERLSFLQRVLEGEGLYIEGAFSGDVKKVTLSDESGEVDFYLLPYTDPSEVRKLYKRSDVKSHEDALKCIIDNINIDKRSVLIAHAFVGASSMEVCDSERPLNIGNAEIVSPIIFKDFTYTALGHLHRPQRAGSDNIRYSGSLLKYSVSEAKQDKSVSIVTIDGDGKVEVTLKKLSLKRDLRVIRGYLNDLIDPDSYEGENLDDYIFAELLDEGELIDPIGSLRGVYNNVLGLKKVSKGKSDVSLDSARNYREKGIDELFIDFYLEFNEEIDDKRKDEMLKVIKSSVAEVSL from the coding sequence GTGAAATTAATCCACACAGGAGACCTTCACATAGGAAAGATTATACATGAGTTTTCTATGCTTGAAGATCAAAGGTTTGCACTAAATAATCTTATAGAACTTATAAAAGAAGAAAAACCAGATGTTTTAGTAATAGCAGGAGACCTTTATGATAGGTCTGTTCCTCCTGCTGATGCTGTAGAGGTTTTAAGTGATTTCTTTACAAAGGTTATTAAGGAAACAAATACTAAGATAATGACTATAGCAGGTAATCATGATAGTAGTGAAAGATTAAGCTTTCTCCAAAGAGTTCTTGAGGGGGAAGGATTATATATTGAAGGGGCATTTAGTGGAGATGTGAAAAAGGTTACACTTTCTGATGAAAGTGGAGAAGTAGATTTTTATCTTCTTCCATATACTGACCCCTCAGAGGTTAGAAAATTATATAAGAGAAGTGATGTTAAGTCCCATGAGGACGCTCTTAAATGCATCATAGATAATATTAATATAGATAAAAGAAGTGTACTTATAGCCCATGCATTTGTAGGAGCATCTAGTATGGAGGTTTGTGATTCGGAAAGACCTTTAAATATAGGAAATGCTGAAATAGTATCTCCTATTATATTTAAGGATTTCACATATACTGCACTTGGGCATCTTCATAGACCACAAAGGGCAGGAAGTGATAATATTCGCTACTCAGGGTCACTTCTTAAGTACTCTGTATCAGAGGCAAAGCAGGATAAGTCAGTATCAATAGTTACTATTGATGGAGATGGTAAAGTTGAAGTTACACTTAAGAAGCTAAGTTTAAAGCGTGATTTAAGAGTTATACGTGGCTATCTAAATGATCTAATAGATCCTGATAGTTATGAGGGTGAGAATCTAGATGATTATATTTTTGCAGAGCTTTTAGATGAAGGTGAATTAATAGACCCTATAGGCTCCCTTAGAGGAGTGTATAATAACGTTCTAGGACTTAAAAAGGTATCAAAGGGGAAAAGTGATGTAAGTCTTGATAGTGCTAGGAATTATAGGGAAAAAGGAATCGATGAATTATTTATTGATTTTTACTTAGAGTTTAATGAGGAAATAGATGATAAAAGAAAAGATGAAATGTTAAAGGTAATTAAATCTTCAGTGGCGGAGGTGAGTTTATGA
- a CDS encoding AAA family ATPase, giving the protein MKPLKLTINAFGPYAKPQEIDFTKMDSIYLITGPTGAGKTTIFDAISFALFGETSGSDREQKDLKSDFADGGEVTFVELEFLLHGEIYTIRREPTQTMKGRKTKRNHAVELHLPNEKLLNKVHEVQEKIEELLGLNVEQFRQIVMLPQGEFKKLIESSTEEKERIFRKIFSSKIYKDFQDKLKDKSILMRRELEKYRDRRITLLQKIESGDNLKLKSLVESENMNIQEILLEVKEILEEDKKTLKKLEDDKINKTKEIEDKLKRIEKYKELNNKIQRISDLKLSLESLLSKEEEILSYEKKSLMAKKANEAKLLEENLIGAKNFATRKLEEKLLAQSLIEEKEKTLRDLSKELTLQESKEDERKSLEKKLHSLESQVNVFKEYEEKSYRLQEEEKILKTIEDSLRENYKLKQEKEVNLVDIESFLNENKCVEVDILSLEGKVKEKKEDLNLLRDFYKKIEVLKMNIEKKEELSKEYSIISSNYLKKNNYYEEKSEEIKLESAGILAKALVEGEPCLVCGSIHHPNKARVSASTLSEKELKVLKDDLEKVKANKEELLKSVTAVKVKIDEMLKGVILEGFKKFLGVDDFSIEEIDILQGDITNKGGAIRSELEKDEKELADKNLLLKAKSLKVSDREKILLSIQDVDREIKSLEIKNREVFAKCETLRESKKSLEKSINGEVSSLKELEILIQNTKKSISAMEESLRRIREVERKATIELTSAIKNLENKLEELKEAEIQVKSREEIFYDKLNSLGFTYEVFKESLLDSKDIDVIDNNIKEYRDELLTSREQIKVLEEETLGKEKIDTEEFENEKSILQEKLKEIENEEKIVYSRCDNNSKIVKMVEELSSGIGSKEEKYSIISELSNIANGFNPKKITFERYVLAHHFGEILEAANIRFKAMTNERYYLERKVDITDARKSQGLDFDVYDNYTGKTRSIKSLSGGESFKASLALALGLSDVIGASSGGVRIDTMFIDEGFGTLDPESLEKAIETLLELGAVGKVVGVISHVSELSERIMSRIEVSKDKKGSNIATCES; this is encoded by the coding sequence ATGAAGCCTCTAAAACTTACAATAAATGCATTTGGACCATATGCAAAACCTCAAGAAATAGATTTTACAAAGATGGACAGCATATATCTTATAACAGGACCTACTGGAGCAGGAAAAACAACTATATTCGATGCTATAAGCTTTGCTTTGTTTGGAGAGACTTCAGGAAGTGATCGGGAGCAAAAAGATCTTAAAAGCGATTTTGCAGATGGAGGGGAAGTTACATTTGTTGAACTTGAATTTCTTCTTCATGGAGAGATTTATACTATTAGACGTGAACCTACCCAAACAATGAAGGGAAGAAAGACAAAAAGAAACCATGCAGTAGAATTACATCTACCAAATGAGAAACTCTTAAACAAGGTACATGAAGTTCAAGAGAAGATAGAAGAACTTCTAGGTCTTAATGTTGAACAGTTTAGACAAATAGTAATGCTTCCACAGGGAGAATTTAAGAAGCTTATAGAATCTAGCACCGAGGAAAAGGAGAGGATATTTAGAAAGATATTCTCAAGTAAGATTTATAAGGACTTTCAGGATAAGTTAAAGGACAAGTCTATCCTAATGCGAAGGGAGCTTGAAAAGTATAGAGATAGAAGAATTACACTACTTCAAAAAATAGAATCAGGTGATAATCTTAAGCTAAAATCCCTTGTAGAATCAGAGAATATGAATATACAAGAGATTTTACTTGAAGTTAAAGAAATTCTTGAGGAGGATAAAAAGACCTTAAAAAAGCTTGAGGATGATAAAATTAATAAGACTAAGGAAATAGAAGACAAGCTTAAAAGGATAGAAAAATATAAAGAACTAAATAATAAAATCCAAAGAATTTCAGATCTAAAGCTATCCTTAGAATCTCTTTTATCCAAAGAAGAAGAAATATTAAGTTATGAGAAAAAGTCCCTAATGGCTAAAAAAGCTAATGAAGCTAAATTACTTGAGGAAAATTTAATAGGTGCTAAAAACTTTGCTACGAGGAAGCTAGAAGAAAAACTTTTAGCACAAAGTTTAATAGAGGAAAAGGAGAAAACTCTAAGAGACTTAAGTAAGGAATTAACCCTTCAGGAATCAAAAGAGGATGAGAGAAAATCCCTTGAGAAAAAACTTCATAGTTTAGAAAGTCAAGTTAATGTATTTAAGGAATATGAAGAGAAGTCATACAGGCTTCAAGAAGAAGAAAAGATATTAAAAACAATAGAAGATAGCCTAAGGGAGAACTATAAACTAAAACAAGAAAAGGAAGTTAACCTTGTAGATATTGAAAGCTTTTTAAATGAGAATAAATGTGTAGAAGTAGATATTTTAAGCCTTGAGGGAAAAGTTAAAGAAAAGAAGGAAGATTTAAACTTGCTTCGAGACTTCTATAAGAAAATAGAAGTCTTAAAGATGAACATTGAAAAGAAAGAAGAACTTTCGAAGGAATATAGCATTATTAGTAGTAATTATCTTAAGAAAAATAACTACTATGAGGAAAAAAGTGAAGAGATTAAGCTTGAAAGTGCAGGGATACTAGCTAAGGCTTTAGTTGAAGGTGAGCCATGCCTAGTGTGCGGCTCAATTCATCATCCAAATAAGGCAAGAGTATCAGCCTCTACTTTAAGTGAGAAGGAACTTAAAGTCCTGAAGGATGACCTTGAGAAAGTTAAAGCTAATAAGGAAGAATTACTAAAAAGTGTAACTGCAGTTAAAGTTAAAATAGACGAAATGCTTAAGGGGGTTATACTAGAAGGGTTTAAGAAGTTTTTAGGTGTAGATGACTTCTCTATAGAAGAAATAGATATTCTTCAAGGGGATATAACAAATAAAGGCGGAGCTATTAGGTCAGAGCTTGAAAAGGATGAAAAGGAGTTAGCGGATAAAAATCTTTTGCTAAAGGCTAAAAGTTTAAAGGTTTCAGATAGAGAAAAGATCTTATTAAGTATTCAAGATGTTGATAGGGAAATAAAGTCTTTAGAAATTAAAAATAGAGAAGTCTTTGCAAAATGCGAGACACTTAGAGAATCTAAGAAAAGCCTTGAAAAGAGTATTAATGGAGAGGTTAGTTCTCTAAAGGAACTTGAAATCCTTATTCAAAATACTAAAAAGTCTATATCAGCAATGGAAGAAAGTTTAAGAAGAATTAGAGAAGTGGAAAGGAAAGCTACTATAGAGTTAACATCTGCCATTAAAAACCTTGAAAACAAACTAGAAGAACTTAAAGAAGCAGAGATTCAAGTTAAATCTAGAGAAGAAATCTTTTATGATAAGTTAAACTCTTTAGGATTTACCTATGAAGTTTTTAAGGAAAGTCTACTTGATTCTAAGGATATTGATGTAATTGATAATAATATAAAGGAATATAGAGATGAGCTTTTAACATCTAGAGAGCAGATTAAGGTTTTAGAAGAGGAGACTCTAGGTAAGGAAAAGATAGATACTGAAGAATTTGAAAATGAAAAATCTATACTTCAAGAGAAACTTAAAGAAATAGAAAATGAAGAAAAGATAGTATATTCAAGATGTGATAATAACAGTAAGATAGTAAAAATGGTTGAGGAGTTATCAAGTGGTATAGGAAGTAAGGAAGAGAAATATAGCATAATATCAGAGCTTTCTAATATAGCAAATGGATTTAACCCTAAAAAAATAACATTTGAAAGATATGTTTTAGCACATCACTTTGGAGAAATACTAGAGGCGGCAAATATTAGATTTAAGGCAATGACTAATGAAAGATACTATCTAGAAAGAAAGGTTGATATAACCGATGCTAGAAAAAGCCAAGGACTTGATTTTGATGTATATGATAACTATACAGGAAAAACAAGAAGTATAAAGAGTTTATCAGGTGGGGAAAGTTTTAAAGCTTCACTAGCACTAGCACTTGGACTTTCAGATGTTATTGGGGCATCCTCCGGGGGAGTTAGGATAGACACTATGTTTATAGATGAAGGCTTTGGAACACTTGACCCTGAATCCTTAGAGAAAGCTATAGAAACTTTACTAGAGCTTGGTGCAGTAGGAAAGGTAGTTGGGGTTATATCCCATGTATCAGAACTTAGTGAAAGAATAATGTCTAGGATAGAGGTAAGTAAAGATAAAAAAGGAAGTAACATCGCTACTTGTGAAAGTTAA
- a CDS encoding Ig-like domain-containing protein encodes MSKSKKLIGSVLVGAMTLVSVAGTTQSVDEVKIVNAGVKEDTKAVHTKVEQIRNSLKKNFLGLKNVGQWQKYIKEARTLNAKLPKGATKNKYAARINSAEALVNAAARVNKVEGSMANNAHTVKNAEQWIKYVELAEADLEKVDVNEYEDQINSLINRLNKKIAEINDILSDDFGVTKAAIEKGSPDKITITFTEVLKTDVSDVKDSIIVKVDNTSVAVKSAVLSKDGVTLTITLDKEVKAGQVVTIDIKQSTSKIKDKDGVVIYTEEPVEIDNLL; translated from the coding sequence ATGAGTAAGAGTAAAAAGTTAATTGGTTCAGTTCTTGTAGGAGCTATGACACTTGTAAGTGTAGCAGGTACTACTCAATCAGTTGATGAAGTTAAAATTGTTAATGCAGGGGTTAAAGAAGACACTAAAGCAGTACATACAAAAGTTGAGCAAATAAGAAATTCTCTTAAGAAAAATTTCCTAGGACTTAAAAATGTAGGACAGTGGCAAAAGTACATAAAGGAAGCAAGAACTTTAAATGCTAAACTTCCAAAGGGAGCAACTAAAAACAAATATGCTGCAAGAATTAACTCAGCTGAAGCTTTAGTAAATGCAGCAGCACGTGTTAACAAAGTAGAAGGAAGTATGGCAAACAACGCTCATACAGTAAAAAATGCTGAACAATGGATAAAGTATGTAGAACTAGCTGAAGCTGATTTAGAGAAGGTTGATGTTAATGAATATGAAGATCAAATTAATAGCCTTATAAATAGACTTAATAAGAAAATAGCAGAGATTAATGATATATTAAGTGATGACTTTGGAGTAACTAAAGCTGCAATTGAAAAGGGATCACCTGACAAGATAACAATTACCTTCACTGAAGTTCTGAAAACAGATGTTAGTGATGTTAAGGATAGCATTATTGTAAAAGTTGACAATACTTCTGTAGCAGTTAAATCAGCTGTATTAAGTAAAGATGGGGTAACTTTAACTATTACACTTGATAAGGAAGTTAAAGCTGGACAAGTTGTTACAATAGATATAAAACAAAGCACTAGCAAAATAAAGGATAAAGATGGAGTAGTTATCTATACAGAAGAGCCTGTAGAGATAGATAACCTACTATAA
- the rbsK gene encoding ribokinase — MKVCVLGSINMDEVVVCESLPKLGETVLADTFNKIPGGKGANQAVAASRLGCNVAMIGKIGDDSSGEVLLNSLKEDNINVDWVFKDVERPTGVAIILVDSIGNNSIAVVPGANMGITIDDISRAKEVIQRSKILIAQFETPIDITLEAFKISKESGVVTILNPAPAREVTDELLMYTDIIVPNETEAQSLTGVKPYDMESAKSASQYFLKKGVKYVIITLGDKGAALVSNEDSTLVPAQKVEAVDTTAAGDSFIGGLSRILSSEEKLTYSSLEKAVKFSSKVSAIVVTKEGAQTSIPTFEEVTKIYGEE; from the coding sequence ATGAAGGTTTGTGTGCTTGGAAGTATTAACATGGATGAAGTAGTAGTGTGCGAAAGTCTGCCAAAACTCGGTGAGACTGTTCTTGCAGACACATTTAATAAAATCCCTGGAGGAAAGGGAGCTAATCAAGCAGTAGCAGCTAGTAGGCTTGGATGTAATGTAGCAATGATAGGGAAAATAGGTGATGACTCCAGTGGTGAGGTTCTACTAAATTCACTTAAAGAAGATAACATAAATGTAGATTGGGTTTTTAAGGATGTTGAAAGACCAACTGGAGTTGCTATTATATTAGTAGATTCTATAGGGAATAACTCTATAGCTGTTGTTCCTGGGGCGAATATGGGGATAACAATAGATGATATTAGTAGGGCTAAGGAGGTTATACAGAGAAGTAAAATTCTTATAGCACAATTTGAAACACCTATAGATATAACACTTGAGGCTTTCAAAATTTCAAAGGAAAGTGGTGTTGTGACTATCCTAAATCCAGCACCAGCAAGGGAAGTAACCGATGAACTTTTGATGTATACAGATATAATAGTACCAAATGAGACAGAGGCACAGTCTCTAACAGGGGTTAAACCCTATGATATGGAAAGTGCTAAGAGTGCATCGCAGTATTTTCTAAAAAAAGGTGTAAAATATGTTATAATAACTCTTGGTGATAAAGGTGCAGCTTTAGTATCAAATGAAGACAGTACCCTAGTTCCTGCACAGAAGGTAGAAGCTGTTGATACAACAGCTGCAGGGGATTCATTTATAGGAGGACTTTCAAGAATACTTTCATCCGAGGAGAAGTTAACATATTCTTCCCTTGAAAAGGCAGTAAAGTTCTCAAGTAAGGTATCAGCTATCGTTGTTACTAAGGAGGGTGCACAAACATCTATCCCAACATTTGAAGAAGTTACAAAGATATATGGGGAGGAATAA
- the rbsD gene encoding D-ribose pyranase, with amino-acid sequence MKKSGVLNTHISSLIAELGQTDTIAIVDATTSIPDETKKIDLALIKGIPSFMDTLKAVLSDVETNEVIIAMETEEENKEIFDSITAEVEGKKVVKVSNEQLKIMLKKCRGVIRCGEATPYSNIIIKSASIF; translated from the coding sequence TTGAAAAAATCAGGAGTACTTAATACACATATAAGTTCACTTATAGCAGAACTTGGACAAACAGATACTATAGCAATTGTTGATGCTACAACATCTATACCAGATGAAACTAAGAAAATAGATTTAGCACTTATTAAAGGGATTCCATCATTTATGGATACTTTAAAGGCAGTTCTAAGTGATGTAGAAACAAATGAAGTTATAATTGCTATGGAAACAGAGGAAGAAAATAAAGAAATATTTGACTCTATAACAGCTGAGGTTGAAGGTAAAAAGGTTGTTAAGGTTTCAAATGAGCAACTTAAGATAATGCTTAAAAAATGCAGAGGTGTTATTAGATGTGGAGAAGCTACTCCATATTCAAATATAATAATTAAATCAGCTAGTATATTTTAA